CCTGCCTTTTCCGGTACCCTTTTCGTCTTTTCTTCTTGAAGACCACGATCTTTTTCGCCCGGTCCATGGAAACCACTTCAGCCTTGACACGGACATTCTTAATATACGGCATTCCAAAGGTCGCAGCCTCGGCGCCGCCGAGCATGAGGACACGGTCGATTTCTATGGTATCACCGACTGAGGCATCGAGCCGCTCCACCTGCACGATATCCCCTTCGGAAAC
This window of the Nitrospirae bacterium CG2_30_53_67 genome carries:
- a CDS encoding 50S ribosomal protein L21, with translation MYAIIETGGKQYKVSEGDIVQVERLDASVGDTIEIDRVLMLGGAEAATFGMPYIKNVRVKAEVVSMDRAKKIVVFKKKRRKGYRKRQGHRQEITALKIVQIAS